A region of the Leishmania panamensis strain MHOM/PA/94/PSC-1 chromosome 21 sequence genome:
GTGGCTTAGAATTCTTTTTCTCGCAGCCCATATGTGCTTCCCCACTTGCACAGTGACATGAGCGTTCAAGGTGGCCATCACCAAAGTCTTACGCCCACACGTCCCCTCTGCGCGCCGTCCTGACGACCATAAGAGAGTACAGTGAACGATCGTGCAGCGATGTGCTTGCCAGAACTTCAGAGGACACTCTGAATCCTACCGAACGTGTCTTACTGTTCTTCAGCAGCCTCGCTTTCCGTTTCCATGTTCCCCCTCCTAATctctgttgctcttcttttATTTTGTGAACCGTGAGAGGTGAcctgccccctctccccataCACAAGCATACCAGCGGTGAGGTTGCTCTTCTACCTCACCGTCACCCACATCCTTTGTAATGGACTCAGTCGACACGGCGAGGTTTCCGCTATCCGCGGGAGAGGAGTTGCTTGGCGTTGCTATCAAGCGTTTTACTTTACCAGACTCCACTTCCTCCGATGGCGATGGTGTGGCCGCACCTCATCCAGCTAGCCAGCCTCGATTCGGGAGCGGTGGCAACATGGACCTCTCCGGTTTGCTGGATGACAGCGGCGACTCGCACAATCAGTCATCGTGCATGAGGTCGCCACAGATCGTCGTTCCCGCGAATGCTGAAAACGTGTCACCGCTGACTAGCAGCGCACGTCTCATTGTGGATGTGCTAAGCAGCGGTACTGCCGACGTGGCGACCAAGCAGCGAGGACTGCAACTGCGGCGTTTCTCCGTAGTGGACAGCAGCACAAGCGAACAGAGTTCTGTGTCTCATGAGTTGTCTCGCTCGCcgtcctctgctgcttcggcgcctcgccgacgccgcggTGACAAGCATCGACTTCCCGAAGAGCTGCTCACTCACGCGCCTGCGGACTTCACAGGAACAGAAATACCTTCTCCACACTGTTCCACCACTGGCgaggacgcggcggcgctttcCCCAGAAAAGTTGGACGACGCGAAGGGAACCGGAGACTCTTccaggctgctgctgcctcagTCTCACAGTCATGTTGCACTGGTCTCGAGGCCGTCTGTCGGCAGTCTTGCTCCTACTGCTGTCGTGGCGACCGTCACAGAgtcaccacccccctctgTGATGTTGCAACCGTTGCCGCATCCTGAGACACACAAACACTCCGCCCGCAGgcacagtgctgcagcagtgtgtCAAGCTTCTACTCCGCGGCCAAAGGAATCGAGACTagcaccagcagccgcggaggttcagcagcagcagtcgaaGCGACAGTTGGAGGATGGAAACCTGAAAGGCCCATTACCAAGCAGGAGTTACACGTCGGTGCCTCAGTGGACGCGCCATatgaagaagagggacgGGTTGTACGTTACGCGCGCCCGTATGACCAACCCTACGGCCCTTTATGACAGAGGCATCAAGGAGCTTCAAAGAATCTCAGCCAAGCGGGAGGCGATGCGTGCGAAGTTGGAAGAGGCTgagctggcggaggcgacgTTTCACCCCTCTATCTCCCCTCGTGTCAGCGCGCTCAAGCGCAGCGGGGACATTGCCGGTGTTGACCGTGACTCCTCCGCTCAACTGCGGTACCGCCTCCATCTGCTAGAGCTGCCGGATGGGTTGGCGGATGCGTCGCATCGCTACACCCCTCGCCTTTCACACACATCAGAGATGATCGTGCGGGCGTGCCgcgagcgcggcggtgctgagtTGCCTCCAGAAGAGCGACTGTACCGCGACTACTTCTACCGGCAACAGACAATCGATGAGGCGCGGCTGGTgacgccaccaccgacggtggtgcgcagcaaGCGTGACATCGATGTGCACATCGCGGAACTCTACGCGttcgaggagcagcggcagcacgcaATCACGGCGGCTCGTGAGGCACTCTTGTCAGCTTCCGCGGGGGTGCACCCTCGTGTCTACGTGGATCCTCGAGCGTTGGTGGAGCGCCTGACAAAGAACCGTTCTCTGTCacagcgacgcaccgccgcagctcagctggagaaggatCAGTGGCCCTTCCAGCCTCAGACAAGCGCAAACGCCAGGATGCTGGCGCATCAAGCCCGCCTGCGTGGTCTTCACCGGTGGGTGCGCTACTTCTGCGGCTCTGACATTCTTTCGCTACCTGTGCTCTCTACGTTTCAGGGACAAGCCGCCCACGAGGCAGCGAGGCTGTACGCCCTGCTGTGGCAGCACAGTCCCGCCAAAACCGAGTGGAGCGCCAAGGAACTCGCTGAAGCCTTTTTGGATGGCGTGAAGGACAACCCCTTTGTTGCGGAGCtgtggcgtcgtcgtccccCTGTGGGCGAGGCGTCCGTGACATTGAGCGAGCTGACGTACCGTCCTTGCCTCAACCCCAAGAGCGCCATCATCGTAGAGAagatggaggcggagcaccgctgcggtcCGGCTCATGACCGCCTGTTCCTTGACGCAAGGGCTAAGCAGCTATCCCAaaggcagcaggagctggaggaggagcaggccgAACTCGAGAgcaagcagcgcgagcaacagcgacggcagcgacggcaagCTGCCTGGCACGCACAGGAGGCGCACCGGCTTGAGGTGTATTTGGCggaaaaagcaaaagagagctGCAAAAACGCTACTGCCGAAGCGACCGCAGCACATGAGCGGCCACATCCTCgtaccgccacctcctctcgccGACTTTTTCTGCCCTCATCGTCTCCTCAGCGTCACAGAGGTGATTCTGCCAGCAAGCTCTCGTCTTCGTCACCAAGGCCATCCCCAGTTACCGAAACTAATACTGTTATTCTCGTACCACGCTCTCCTACACCGTCGATGCTAGGGACTCCATCTGCCCCGCCGTCAGAAGTCGCGCGCATGAGAAGCAACAAGACCGGCGGCCCTACGAAGGCCACGAACAGCGGCGGGCATAGCAGTGCCAGCCACCCCAGGTatccttctcctcttttccaaCCGACGACAACTTCAGTGCAGGCCGTtccatcgccaccgcgctCGGCGAGCAATATTCTTCTAAGCGTCGAGACCTGGCCCGAGGCCGAAAAGCATAAACTAGAtagagcagcagaggcccTTCGCGATCTTCTCACGGACCCGACACGCCCCTGCGGGGCATCTCAGCAGGCATCAGCTGCCTCATCGCAGCGCTCCCCCCCGGCTGCAACCCGCATCCCCCCTTGCGACATGAAACTCCCCCACAACAGTCGGGACAAGCTACCTGCGCGCACCCTTGATGTCGTGCTCGAGTGCGCGCGACTGCGTGATCCCCGGACACTCCCTTCcggcgaaagagagcgacTAGACAGGGCCCAAAAGCGGCAACTGCGGGAGCTTGGACGCCTCCTCTACAGCCGCTACAAATCAAACATATACAGCACAAATAGCGCGTGAGAGAACGCGGAAGAAGGGGATAGTAGAAAGTGCATtacgggaggggggaatagAAGAGTGGTCACTGAAGCGCGCGTACACCCGCACATGCGCCAACCCCACTTTCTCTTACGATAGATCTGTAGCTCATTACCTCTACATGCTCCGTGCGTGCCTTGTTTCTGGTTTGCTTCGCTGTTCTGCACGCGTAGAGGGGCTTCATCATCAGATCACACTTGCAGTTCTCTGTCGCACGCTGCAAAGAACAAAACGACAGAGAGGCCTTGCAGTTGAcgaagcgaagagagggacggcACGCAGTTACAGGCGAAGGACCAGAAGCCTCACTTGGTTTCCCCTGCGCAAGCACTCGTGCATGTATATGGCACATGATCCGTGTGGACTCCTTTCGTAGATTTTACTTTCCCTTCTGTCATCTCGCTCTGCATCTCTACCAACTCGGCACCGCAGAGCATTTTGTCCTCTACTTCGCCGTTTATTCCCCTCTTCGTCCCTTTCCCCATCCTCCCTCTATCCACTGCATCGGCGACACAGGTGGGGCAAATTGGATAAGCCACTAGCGACATCTACCAGCGGCAACAAACATATACATAAGCAGCAAATTCTTGCATTGGGTGCTATTCGACACTATTCAGCGACGACGTACTTGCCTTTGTGTTCCGCCGGCGAAGATGTCGAGCGTCCGAGACACTATTGTGACGCGCATTCAGGAGGCATTTCAGCCGGTGGAGCTGGAGGTGACGGAGGTAAGTGCCGACGAGGCCAAGTACAGCGTGAgcatcgtcgctgcggcgtttGCAGGCGTGTCGCTGATTGAGCGCCATCGCAAGGTGAACAATCTCTTTGCCGAGGAGCTTCGGTCTGGCACCATTCACGCCTTGAGCATATCTGCTAAGCCCCCACCGACGTAAGCGCCTCTCAGGAGTATGAGCTGcagttttttttcctctggATCTTTTCTCCTGCCTGGAATGaatgcacagagagggggaggcccccccccccccacacacacccaggCACCTCCACATGCATACATATTCACAGGCGCGGAAAGCCCCGCCCTTACGCAGGAAAGCAATGATACCCAGACCGTGGTAGGTTGATGTGGACGGTAGGATGGAGGCAGCGTCTCTTTGCGTGGTGTGCACACTCCCGTTGCACATATTTCGTTTATCTCCTTGGCCTCGTGTTGCGCATCGCATCAACTACTGCtacgcaccgctgcgccgcgtctcTGCCCCCTTTTTACTTTCACTTTGAGAGACGCCGCCTTTGGCCCCCACGTGTGCCCCAGCACCGACGCAGGCCGAGCCTACACCTCGTCAGCCAACTCCAGTGCCACACCCActttcctcccctttgcCTTGTCTCCGCCGGcctcgaaaaaaaaaacttcGACTTTCCGCAACTCTCTGCTAAACAAACTCACACGTTTTTCTGCACGGCGCTGTTCTCGTGCCCCACGTACCCACCCGCACATTCTCCCACCGCCCACTCCACCCCGCCCAGTAACCACCACTCCCCAACCCCCAaccccctccaccacacatccccttttctttcgctcttcgCGGCTCCAGNNNNNNNNNNNNNNNNNNNNNNNNNNNNNNNNNNNNNNNNNNNNNNNNNNNNNNNNNNNNNNNNNNNNNNNNNNNNNNNNNNNNNNNNNNNNNNNNNNNNNNNNNNNNNNNNNNNNNNNNNNNNNNNNNNNNNNNNNNNNNNNNNNNNNNNNNNNNNNNNNNNNNNNNNNNNNNNNNNNNNNNNNNNNNNNNNNNNNNNNNNNNNNNNNNNNNNNNNNNNNNNNNNNNNNNNNNNNNNNNNNNNNNNNNNNNNNNNNNNNNNNNNNNNNNNNNNNNNNNNNNNNNNNNNNNNNNNNNNNNNNNNNNNNNNNNNNNNNNNNNNNNNNNNNNNNNNNNNNNNNNNNNNNNNNNNNNNNNNNNNNNNNNNNNNNNNNNNNNNNNNNNNNNNNNNNNNNNNNNNNNNNNNNNNNNNNNNNNNNNNNNNNNNNNNNNNNNNNNNNNNNNNNNNNNNNNNNNNNNNNNNNNNNNNNNNNNNNNNNNNNNNNNNNNNNNNNNNNNNNNNNNNNNNNNNNNNNNNNNNNNNNNNNNNNNNNNNNNNNNNNNNNNNNNNNNNNNNNNNNNNNNNNNNNNNNNNNNNNNNNNNNNNNNNNNNNNNNNNNNNNNNNNNNNNNNNNNNNNNNNNNNNNNNNNNNNNNNNNNNNNNNNNNNNNNNNNNNNNNNNNNNNNNNNNNNNNNNNNNNNNNNNNNNNNNNNNNNNNNNNNNNNNNNNNNNNNNNNNNNNNNNNNNNNNNNNNNNNNNNNNNNNNNNNNNNNNNNNNNNNNNNNNNNNNNNNNNNNNNNNNNNNNNNNNNNNNNNNNNNNNNNNNNNNNNNNNNNNNNNNNNNNNNNNNNNNNNNNNNNNNNNNNNNNNNNNNNNNNNNNNNNNNNNNNNNNNNNNNNNNNNNNNNNNNNNNNNNNNNNNNNNNNNNNNNNNNNNNNNNNNNNNNNNNNNNNNNNNNNNNNNNNNNNNNNNNNNNNNNNNNNNNNNNNNNNNNNNNNNNNNNNNNNNNNNNNNNNNNNNNNNNNNNNNNNNNNNNNNNNNNNNNNNNNNNNNNNNNNNNNNNNNNNNNNNNNNNNNNNNNNNNNNNNNNNNNNNNNNNNNNNNNNNNNNNNNNNNNNNNNNNNNNNNNNNNNNNNNNNNNNNNNNNNNNNNNNNNNNNNNNNNNNNNNNNNNNNNNNNNNNNNNNNNNNNNNNNNNNNNNNNNNNNNNNNNNNNNNNNNNNNNNNNNNNNNNNNNNNNNNNNNNNNNNNNNNNNNNNNNNNNNNNNNNNNNNNNNNNNNNNNNNNNNNNNNNNNNNNNNNNNNNNNNNNNNNNNNNNNNNNNNNNNNNNNNNNNNNNNNNNNNNNNNNNNNNNNNNNNNNNNNNNNNNNNNNNNNNNNNNNNNNNNNNNNNNNNNNNNNNNNNNNNNNNNNNNNNNNNNNNNNNNNNNNNNNNNNNNNNNNNNNNNNNNNNNNNNNNNNNNNNNNNNNNNNNNNNNNNNNNNNNNNNNNNNNNNNNNNNNNNNNNNNNNNNNNNNNNNNNNNNNNNNNNNNNNNNNNNNNNNNNNNNNNNNNNNNNNNNNNNNNNNNNNNNNNNNNNNNNNNNNNNNNNNNNNNNNNNNNNNNNNNNNNNNNNNNNNNNNNNNNNNNNNNNNNNNNNNNNNNNNNNNNNNNNNNNNNNNNNNNNNNNNNNNNNNNNNNNNNNNNAAGACGCGaccgtcgaggaggagggcgagtacgaagaggagcaggaggcctACTAGCCGGTGTGTGGCTGAGGTGCGGGCGTGTGTCTTACGTGTGCATGAGGGAACACCATGTATGACTGCCCTGTCAGGTTTTCAGGTGGTGGATCGACTTTTCGGTTGAGCGCTTTGCTTTTGTGTGCCGTTGACTTACGTTTTTGTGCTCGGCGCGAAGGTTGTGGCCCCCACCCCGTGCCTGTCGCCTTCTGTGACGAGGCTTCTGTTGCGGAAGGCGCATTGATAGAGGGTAGAGGCGCATAGCTGGTACGAGAGCACTACAGCCAACGAACGTGAGGTCAACCACATACACTGCCCCTGAAACATAgaagaacagaagagagaggataACCTGTGAAAGCACGCGAATTGATCCCTGtcgtcttctccctttcccttcttcctgTCTCGACCTATGCTGAGTGTTgggggtggagtggggggaggggggaagttgACAGtaggagaagcagcgaagagaagCGTAGACTTTCCTTGTGCGCAAAGAAGAAGCTAAGAGCAGGGAAATGCGTGCAACGAGCTGGCAGACATAAGTGTGCATATGTGTGGTTTGTCTCCTATGACTCTTGTCACTGGCCATTTCtgcctttttgttttcttctcgcGATTATCTTGTTCCTTCTCAAAGAACACTGTATTCCTTGAAGGAGGAAACGGAGAGAGTGTGTCTCTCTGGCTGTGTGGACACACCCGTTATCcatcctctcgctcttttttccctttttgaTCATCTTTTTTGTTACTTTGTTCTCGGTTtacttcctccctcttttcttatTTGGGAACCAAGGATTCTGCCATGCGAGCTCTACCGCAGTTGTGGCACGCatttatgtgtgtgtctgcatgcCTGCCTCTGTAGGTGCTTGTGCGTCGCCGTGCTTGTCTCGGCacgcgtgcctgtgcgcgtATACCTTCGCTTCCATGTAATGCATTCATCGAAgtcagaaaaaaaaggaggtaGCACGTTTGCGGCCACCTTTTCTGttcgaaagaaaaaacaaggGCGAATTGgtcgtttttcttctcgctttatctttctcttcctctcgcagGCGAACACTTGTGTGTTCAGTGCTGCACAGATTAGATACTTTCAAGATGACTCCATCAATGGAGTCAGtgaaaaaaatgaaaagaagaaTGTaacgcagaaaaaaagaggaaagcggAAGTGCAGGAGCCTTTACTACCGTGTACAACGGCCATACAGCTGCCAGATGTTACATACGGCGGAGCTCTAGCACGCCTGTGCGAGAGCACATATGGAAatcgctctccccctttcttaTGTTCTTATtcaaggaagaaaaagatgcCCCACAGTGGTGTTCTTGCCTGCTTGGGATATTCCCGCTTTCGCGGCAGCTACCATGCAGTTGGCATCGACTCACGCCGGCtagcttcttctctctctctctctctcatgcacTTTGCTGCAACTAAGCCCTCTCTGTCCTTTTCCTTCATTAAATTTGCATGAGCGATATTCTTGTGTACGGTGATGTGGGACACGTCCCGCTTCTTCTCATGTTGTACGCGACGGCCACCAAACTTACACATACTCCtgtacacagacacacaccgacTTGCAGTTACACGCAacggctgctggcgctgcatcgACTCTGGGCTCACTtccttctcgtctctctctctcccctcttctacTGCGTCCCCTTTCCCCACTGTTTCGCGTGTTTATTAGTTTTTTCTTTCAGCACCTTATCTTTCCTCTGTTCTCgactcctttctcttttcattgACAACTCTTCCCGCAAAGGTGAGCTGATAAAGCACAAGAGGAACCGTCGAAGAAAGGAGACACCTGACCGGCTTCTGCCGAGTCAGGCGACAACGACAAGGATGCCGAAGCGACAGCGCAGCGATGAGAAGGTGGTGCATCATGCAGAACTTTCTGTGGAATCAGGAAGGCGTTTCGACGCGTACATACGCGGTTGGATGCAGGGCACAGTTGAATCGCCACTTCTCCGTCCTTCTCTGCTCCCGCCACTGACTCCATTGCCGACTCTCGCAGCATGGAGTAAGTCTGGCGTGGCACCGACGCCAGCAACAACATCTGCTGGCGTTGCCGTAAGCGATTTATCGTACCTCTGCGAGTGGACGCCATCGTCTGCCGTTATGCCGTCGTTGCGTACCGCTGTCGTGTATCACATGTCTATGCTAGATCATGTTTCTCCAGATGCTGGAGAGTACGAGCGTCCTGCACGGCTACAAAGCACCATCGACCATCTCACTGCCATCGGCCTCCTGCCCTGCTGTCAGCGTATCCCCGCTCGCGCGGCCAAGACACGCGAGCTGCGTCGCGTACACTCCAGGAAATTGGTCGACACAATTGATCAGCTCGACTTCTTCATGGGCATACAAGAGGGTCGAGGAGGTGTCATTGGGCAGGATCTTTTCGCAAGCGAGCACACTTCCCGTGCAGCCCGCATGGCTGCCGGGTGCGTAATTGAGGCCACCAACGCCGTGGCTAGCGGCGCAGCTACCAATGCCTTTGCACTGGTTCGTCCACCCGGTCATCACGCCTGCCCTGACAACGCTGCTGGTTTCTGTCTTTACAACAacgtcgccgtcgcggcgCGCGCGGCTCAGGCGGAGCTGATGGCCGCAAAAACGAAGAGTGACCCCGCCggtgatgcgcagcagccacgcatCCTTATCTTGGACTGGGATGTTCACCACTGTGACGGGACAGAGAGCGTTTTCTACGACGACCCATCTGTGCTGGTTATTTCAGTTCACCAATACGGCAATGGTCCCGGTCACGTGCTTCGGAAGGTTTCCACAGTTTCGGCCAAGCAGCCGGCGGAGATGCCCACCGCTGACAAGGAGGACGTCACCGCAGAGGACCTCGCAGGGCTCCTTTCAGCCGATGCTGTCGAGCCACCACCGGTCCCGCTGCCAGAGCCGCATCGAGACGAAGCAGCTCCAGCCCCAGCACAGACCCCGACAGAGGGCCACCGACTGCGCACCGAGGTCGACTACAACAAGCTCGCGGTTCagatggaggagaaggacgaCACCGAAATTGCCGCTCTCTTCGGCGTTGATCTGAACGCGGCGTCTtctagcagcagcagctcttcttccGACCTCAGCTCGTCATTTGACAGCACCGACGGCTCAAGCGCTCCAAGGAATGGCAGGCGTTCAGTCCACCACCCAGGCGACACTGTCGGTCTCTCCGTTGACGAAACGCCTCAAAATGTTACcggcgctgaggaggagctctTTTACCCTGGCACGGGGCACCTTAACcgcgtcggcggtgacgcaacggctgcggcgcagggACGCAACATCAACATCCCCTGGCCCACGCACGGCATGGGCGATCTTGAGTACTTGCAGCTCCTTCACGAGATTGTCCTTCCTGTAGCGCGCGAGTTTCGACCGGAGCTGGTGCTGATCAGCAGCGGCTTTgacagcgccagcggtgaTCTGCTCGGTTCCATGTGCCTCACCCCATCAGGGTTTTACATTATGACTCGACTGATGGCGCAGAACTTTCCAAGGCTCGTTGTTGCACTGGAGGGTGGCTACAATCTCAGGAACGTGGCGCTGTGCTCAGAGGCCGTGATGCGGGCGCTGCTAGAGAGTAGCGGCTTCCCGGGTGATCAATTGCCGAAAAGCCGCATGCTCTGGTGTCAAGCATCCAGCCTCGCTGCGGATATTAAGAGAATGCATGCGCCGTACTGGAGCTGCTTTTCCCAGAATCTGTAAGCTGGGCAACTGACCACCGACAAACGCTCCACCCACTGTGTTTCTATCCCTTCCCACAGCGTGCGAATGTGGTTGACGGGCTGTCGGCGTCACCGCTACAAGAGGAACGTagggagaacagagaaacaTGAATGCACGCGGCGCACTGCGCTGCTTTCTTACTTACTGGGAGGAGAAATCCTTCAAGGGTGCGAATCTCCTTTGATTCTGAACACAATAATGAGCGCTGACGCCTCTCTTGTCAAGCATGCATGATGGTGTACAGCTCGaccgtctcttcctccgctccGCGGACATGCATACACGAACGCCACTCTTCTGCTGCAATGCACCTGCTTCTCAAGGTTCTTCTCTTGACGTGGCCGCTTCCTGCACAAAGCATGCCATTTGTGTATCGGTGTCTATGCATGTTGCTCACAGCACCAAGACATTGCTTTGCCTGCCTCTgtctgctctccctctcttattCTCTGTTCCTCCGTCGTTGCACGCTGCATACTGCCTTTCTACACAACACGGGTTAAGCCCTTCCCCTCTACAGACCTCCCCTGAGCCGACACGCCTAGACCAGAGATTCAACTAGCACGTGATTAACTAAGAATAGCGAAAGGCCTACTCAGAATCAGATTTGTGCTCTTTTATTCATCAATGTTGTCGCTATGGTGTGCGTCATTGATGCGGGGCACGTGCGAAGAAGTGCGGTGCGAT
Encoded here:
- a CDS encoding hypothetical protein (TriTrypDB/GeneDB-style sysID: LpmP.21.2160), which gives rise to MKKRDGLYVTRARMTNPTALYDRGIKELQRISAKREAMRAKLEEAELAEATFHPSISPRVSALKRSGDIAGVDRDSSAQLRYRLHLLELPDGLADASHRYTPRLSHTSEMIVRACRERGGAELPPEERLYRDYFYRQQTIDEARLVTPPPTVVRSKRDIDVHIAELYAFEEQRQHAITAAREALLSASAGVHPRVYVDPRALVERLTKNRSLSQRRTAAAQLEKDQWPFQPQTSANARMLAHQARLRGLHRWVRYFCGSDILSLPVLSTFQGQAAHEAARLYALLWQHSPAKTEWSAKELAEAFLDGVKDNPFVAELWRRRPPVGEASVTLSELTYRPCLNPKSAIIVEKMEAEHRCGPAHDRLFLDARAKQLSQRQQELEEEQAELESKQREQQRRQRRQAAWHAQEAHRLEVYLAEKAKESCKNATAEATAAHERPHPRTATSSRRLFLPSSSPQRHRGDSASKLSSSSPRPSPVTETNTVILVPRSPTPSMLGTPSAPPSEVARMRSNKTGGPTKATNSGGHSSASHPRYPSPLFQPTTTSVQAVPSPPRSASNILLSVETWPEAEKHKLDRAAEALRDLLTDPTRPCGASQQASAASSQRSPPAATRIPPCDMKLPHNSRDKLPARTLDVVLECARLRDPRTLPSGERERLDRAQKRQLRELGRLLYSRYKSNIYSTNSA
- a CDS encoding hypothetical protein (TriTrypDB/GeneDB-style sysID: LpmP.21.2170), which gives rise to MSSVRDTIVTRIQEAFQPVELEVTEVSADEAKYSVSIVAAAFAGVSLIERHRKVNNLFAEELRSGTIHALSISAKPPPT
- a CDS encoding histone deacetylase, putative (TriTrypDB/GeneDB-style sysID: LpmP.21.2180); amino-acid sequence: MPKRQRSDEKVVHHAELSVESGRRFDAYIRGWMQGTVESPLLRPSLLPPLTPLPTLAAWSKSGVAPTPATTSAGVAVSDLSYLCEWTPSSAVMPSLRTAVVYHMSMLDHVSPDAGEYERPARLQSTIDHLTAIGLLPCCQRIPARAAKTRELRRVHSRKLVDTIDQLDFFMGIQEGRGGVIGQDLFASEHTSRAARMAAGCVIEATNAVASGAATNAFALVRPPGHHACPDNAAGFCLYNNVAVAARAAQAELMAAKTKSDPAGDAQQPRILILDWDVHHCDGTESVFYDDPSVLVISVHQYGNGPGHVLRKVSTVSAKQPAEMPTADKEDVTAEDLAGLLSADAVEPPPVPLPEPHRDEAAPAPAQTPTEGHRLRTEVDYNKLAVQMEEKDDTEIAALFGVDLNAASSSSSSSSSDLSSSFDSTDGSSAPRNGRRSVHHPGDTVGLSVDETPQNVTGAEEELFYPGTGHLNRVGGDATAAAQGRNINIPWPTHGMGDLEYLQLLHEIVLPVAREFRPELVLISSGFDSASGDLLGSMCLTPSGFYIMTRLMAQNFPRLVVALEGGYNLRNVALCSEAVMRALLESSGFPGDQLPKSRMLWCQASSLAADIKRMHAPYWSCFSQNL